The genome window GTGAGTTGAATAGGCATTTAAGGGCGGGTGAGCTGGAGAAGTTTGCTAGTGAGAATAGAGCTAGAATGCTGGCCCTCGAAGACGCCTACCTCATGGCTAGGTACTTTACGAGGGAGTATGAGAGGGAGGACGCGTTGGACATGGTTGAGCTCGTCGACAAGCTGCTTAAGCTAATTGAGAAGTATACTCGGTAGATCCTAATGGGCATCTTCACGGAGCCCATGCTTAAGCGCGTTGAAATGCTTAGGAGCTGGAGGAGCTGGGTTGATAGAATAGCTGCTCTGGTAAAGGAGCTCGTACCCAATGTAGAGGTCTACGTCATCGGAAGCGCCGTGAGGGGGGATCAGGTTGCTGTGAGCGACGTGGATGTACTAGTAGTGTCGCAATTCATACCGGAGAGGCCGTTAGAGAGGGCTAGGATAAAAGCCCTCGTTGAAGAAAGACTAGGCCTACCCTACTACCACCCGTTTGAAATACACCTGCTTAAACCAGAGGAGGCTAGGCACTACTTAAGGAGGTCCTTGGAAAGCGCCCTCAAGGTGCTTTAAGATACACTGACCGTCAGCTGCCCAGTTAGCTCGAGGCTTACTTCTCAAGGGCGTTAATGGGCCGCGGAGTTGGCGTTAGGGTCTTAGCGAACCTTGCTGTTGCTGAGTGGAAGGGCCTCGTGGCTTTAAGCTCCTCGGTGAAGGCTTACGCTGCGCAAAGCGCTAGAGCATAGCTTTAGCCGCTCCGTTAGCTAAAGTAGAGGCCTAGTCTTCACAAGGGCGAAGCAGGGTCTCCGGGTAGCTACAGGGAGGACTAGGGTTGAGGCCTATAGCGTGTACGAACTCCTCCTCTACCTAGGCGTCTTGTGGGCCCCCTCCGTCACCTCAGCCGCAGCTGCTTTAGCCAGCGCCCTGTTGACGACGGCTCTGGCCGTTGCTGATGCTAGGAGCACGATTAATGACGTTAGCGCTATGGTGGCTCCGACCGGTAGGTCTAGGTGGTAGCTTACCCCTAGGCCCGCTGTAGCCGACACAGCGCCTATGATTGGCGCTAAGGCCCTGCGTGCGCGCTCCCTCATTGTTACTTGCGCTGAAGCCACCACTGGATTGTAGAGTAATGAGAACAAAAGGAAGCCGCCCGTGATCATGAGCGTAAGGGCAGCGGCTGTGCCGACGAAGAGTAGTATGAGCGTCGTGTGTAGGTACACATCCACCCCCTCTGCCTCAGCGAGCTTTCTATCGAAGAGCATGGAGTCCAGCTGGCTCTTAAATAGGAGTACGTACGTCGTGAAGGCGAGTAGCGTAGCGAAGAGCAGCGAGGCTCTCAGTGGAGTTACTGCTAGTATGCTACCCCATAGCACACCGCCCACCTGAACTGTAGCTAATACAGTCGTCTGGCTGAGGTAAACCATGAAGAGGGCTAGTGCATTGAATAGCGTGAAGAAGGACATGGACAGAGGGTCCCCATACCTACCCACCCTGGGTAGCAGTAGCCCTATGGACAGCGCATACATAGACGCCGCTGCCATAGCTGTTAGGGCGTTATCGGCGCCCAGCACCATGCCCAACGCCGCCCCAGCTAGCGCTGCGTGCGCTATGCTGAAGCTCAGCGTAGTTAGCTTAAGCTCATTGACGTAGTGCCCCAGTAGGCCGCAGAGGAGTCCTGCTAATATTGATGACGCGACCTGGAGTAGCATGCTAGGCTTCCTCGATGCTGACTAATTTACCTCTTTCCATCCTGATTACCACGTCTGCTAGGTCAGATACGGGCAGGGTATCGTGAGACACCACTACAGCTGTGGCTCCCTCACGCTTAACGTAGTCGTGAACGGTCTTAGCCACGAGCCCCCTAGAGCTCCTATCTAGGCTGGCGAACGGTTCGTCGAGGAATAGGACCCTAGGCTTTCTAACTAAAGCCCTAGCTATGTGGACCCTCTGCTGCTCACCACCGCTCAGTGTCCCAATAGGCCTTCAATACCTAGCGTTTCGGCAGCCCATGCGACTAGCCGATCATAGTCCTTCGGCCGGCCGTCGTTAAGAGAGGCTAGGCCCATCGCTATGACTTGATGCGCGGTGTAGTGATCGTAAGGCGGCCTCATGAAGTTCTGCGGCACGTAGCTACAAAGCCTCCTAGCCTTAATGACACTCCTACTTCCAGTATCGACCCCTAGAAGCTTAGCATAGCCCTTTACTGGCTTTAGTAGCCCTAGGCAGGCTTCAATTAGCGTCGTCTTGCCAGCACCATTATGGCCGGTGATTAAGGCATACTTACCTAAACCTATGGAAAGCGTAACGTCGTGTATAGCGGGCCTACCGAAGCCTGAGTACGCAACCGTCACGTTGTTCAAAGATACAGCTTCCCCTCGAAGATGCCCCGTGGGCTCCAACGCTCAACAACCCTAGCGGCTTCCTCTACACCAACGTTCTCTCATAAACTCCTCTACGAGGTCAACCACTCCT of Candidatus Nezhaarchaeota archaeon contains these proteins:
- a CDS encoding HEPN domain-containing protein, whose product is MRRLEVEVLKKRSRMFLEESRSSLDKGFYDVACFLAEQALQLYLKATLLELVGDYPRTHSVRQLLGELNRHLRAGELEKFASENRARMLALEDAYLMARYFTREYEREDALDMVELVDKLLKLIEKYTR
- a CDS encoding nucleotidyltransferase domain-containing protein yields the protein MGIFTEPMLKRVEMLRSWRSWVDRIAALVKELVPNVEVYVIGSAVRGDQVAVSDVDVLVVSQFIPERPLERARIKALVEERLGLPYYHPFEIHLLKPEEARHYLRRSLESALKVL
- a CDS encoding metal ABC transporter permease, whose product is MLLQVASSILAGLLCGLLGHYVNELKLTTLSFSIAHAALAGAALGMVLGADNALTAMAAASMYALSIGLLLPRVGRYGDPLSMSFFTLFNALALFMVYLSQTTVLATVQVGGVLWGSILAVTPLRASLLFATLLAFTTYVLLFKSQLDSMLFDRKLAEAEGVDVYLHTTLILLFVGTAAALTLMITGGFLLFSLLYNPVVASAQVTMRERARRALAPIIGAVSATAGLGVSYHLDLPVGATIALTSLIVLLASATARAVVNRALAKAAAAEVTEGAHKTPR
- a CDS encoding ATP-binding cassette domain-containing protein, giving the protein MTVAYSGFGRPAIHDVTLSIGLGKYALITGHNGAGKTTLIEACLGLLKPVKGYAKLLGVDTGSRSVIKARRLCSYVPQNFMRPPYDHYTAHQVIAMGLASLNDGRPKDYDRLVAWAAETLGIEGLLGH